Proteins found in one Streptomyces sp. CB09001 genomic segment:
- a CDS encoding 4-coumarate--CoA ligase family protein: protein MFRSEYADVPPVDLPIHDAVLGGAAAFGSTPALIDGTDGTTLTYEQVDRFHRRVAAALAETGVRKGDVLALHSPNTVAFPLAFYAATRAGASVTTVHPLATAEEFAKQLKDSAARWIVTVSPLLSTARRAAELAGGVQEILVCDSAPGHRSLVDMLASTAPEPSVAIDPAEDVAALPYSSGTTGTPKGVMLTHRQIATNLAQLEPSMPSAPGDRVLAVLPFFHIYGLTALMNAPLRLGATVVVLPRFDLEQFLAAIQNHRITSLYVAPPIVLALAKHPLVADYDLSSLKYIVSAAAPLDARLAAACSRRLGLPPVGQAYGMTELSPGTHVVPLDAMADAPPGTVGKLIAGTEMRIVSLTDPCKDLPAGESGEILIRGPQIMKGYLGRPDATAALIDTDGWLHTGDVGHADSDGWLFVVDRVKELIKYKGFQVAPAELEALLLTHPGIADTAVIGEYDDDGNEVPHAFVVRQPAAPGLAEGEIMMYVAERVAPYKRVRRVTFVDAVPRAASGKILRRELREHR, encoded by the coding sequence GTGTTCCGCAGCGAGTACGCAGACGTCCCGCCCGTCGACCTGCCCATCCACGACGCGGTGCTCGGCGGGGCCGCCGCCTTCGGGAGCACCCCGGCGCTGATCGACGGCACCGACGGCACCACCCTCACCTACGAGCAGGTGGACCGGTTCCACCGGCGCGTCGCCGCCGCCCTCGCCGAGACCGGCGTGCGCAAGGGCGACGTCCTCGCCCTGCACAGCCCCAACACCGTCGCCTTCCCCCTGGCCTTCTACGCCGCCACCCGCGCGGGCGCCTCCGTCACCACGGTGCATCCACTCGCCACCGCCGAGGAGTTCGCCAAGCAGCTGAAGGACAGCGCGGCCCGCTGGATCGTCACCGTCTCACCGCTGCTGTCCACCGCCCGCCGGGCCGCCGAACTCGCGGGCGGCGTCCAGGAGATCCTGGTCTGCGACAGCGCGCCCGGCCACCGCTCGCTCGTCGACATGCTGGCCTCGACCGCGCCCGAACCGTCCGTCGCGATCGACCCGGCCGAGGACGTCGCCGCCCTGCCGTACTCCTCGGGCACCACCGGCACCCCCAAGGGCGTCATGCTCACCCACCGGCAGATCGCCACCAACCTCGCCCAGCTCGAACCGTCGATGCCGTCCGCGCCCGGCGACCGCGTCCTCGCCGTGCTGCCGTTCTTCCACATCTACGGCCTGACCGCCCTGATGAACGCCCCACTGCGGCTCGGCGCCACCGTCGTCGTCCTGCCCCGCTTCGACCTGGAGCAGTTCCTCGCCGCCATCCAGAACCACCGCATCACCAGCCTGTACGTCGCCCCGCCGATCGTCCTGGCCCTCGCCAAGCACCCCCTGGTCGCCGACTACGACCTCTCCTCGCTGAAGTACATCGTCAGCGCCGCCGCCCCCCTGGACGCCCGCCTCGCCGCCGCCTGCTCCCGACGGCTCGGCCTGCCGCCCGTCGGCCAGGCCTACGGCATGACGGAACTGTCCCCGGGCACCCACGTCGTCCCCCTGGACGCCATGGCCGACGCGCCGCCCGGCACCGTCGGCAAACTCATCGCCGGCACCGAGATGCGCATCGTCTCCCTCACCGACCCCTGCAAGGACCTCCCCGCCGGCGAGTCCGGCGAGATCCTCATCCGCGGCCCCCAGATCATGAAGGGCTACCTCGGCCGCCCCGACGCCACCGCCGCCCTGATCGACACCGACGGCTGGCTGCACACCGGCGACGTCGGACACGCCGACAGCGACGGCTGGCTGTTCGTCGTCGACCGGGTCAAGGAACTGATCAAGTACAAGGGCTTCCAGGTGGCCCCCGCCGAACTCGAAGCCCTCCTGCTCACCCACCCCGGCATCGCCGACACCGCCGTCATCGGCGAGTACGACGACGACGGCAACGAAGTACCCCACGCCTTCGTCGTCCGCCAGCCCGCCGCACCCGGCCTCGCGGAGGGCGAGATCATGATGTACGTCGCCGAACGCGTCGCCCCCTACAAACGCGTCCGCCGCGTCACCTTCGTGGACGCCGTCCCGCGCGCCGCCTCCGGCAAGATCCTCCGCCGCGAGCTGAGGGAGCACCGGTGA
- a CDS encoding biotin carboxylase N-terminal domain-containing protein, with the protein MIASVLVANRGEIACRVFRTCRDAGIRTVAVHSDADANALHARVADAAVRLPGTAPADTYLRGDLIVKAAVAAGADAVHPGYGFLSENAGFARAVRDAGLVWIGPPPEAIEAMASKTRAKELMGIAPLTDVTEADLPVLVKAAAGGGGRGMRVVRRLADLDAELTAARAEAASAFGDGEVFVEPYVVDGRHVEVQILADTHGTVWALGTRDCSLQRRHQKVIEEAPAPGLPPGLTAELHDLAVRAARAVDYVGAGTVEFLVADGRAHFLEMNTRLQVEHPVTEAVFGIDLVALQLRVAEGHALESDPPRARGHAVEARLYAEDPANAWAPQTGRLHRLAVPGGIRLDTGYTDGDDIGVHYDPMLAKAVAHAPTRAEAVRRLAGALERAAVHGPVTNRDLLVRSLRHEEFTSGRMDTGFYDRHLAALTEPVPDPLAPLAAALADASTRAGRFGGWRNLPSQPQVKRYAVAGEEHEVRYGHTRTGLTAEGVRVVHAGPDRVVLEADGVQRPFDIARYGDHIHVNTTRLTALPRFPDPTTQHAPGSLLAPMPGTVVRVAEGLTEGTTVQAGQPLLWLEAMKMEHRITAPVTGKLTVLPAAPGQQVEVGALLAVVEGDAE; encoded by the coding sequence GTGATTGCTTCCGTACTGGTCGCCAACCGGGGCGAGATCGCCTGCCGCGTCTTCCGCACCTGCCGCGACGCGGGCATCCGCACCGTCGCCGTGCACTCGGACGCCGACGCGAACGCCCTCCACGCGCGCGTGGCCGACGCCGCCGTACGCCTGCCGGGCACGGCCCCCGCCGACACCTACCTGCGCGGCGACCTGATCGTGAAGGCCGCCGTCGCCGCCGGGGCCGACGCCGTCCACCCCGGCTACGGCTTCCTCTCCGAGAACGCCGGCTTCGCGCGCGCCGTACGGGACGCGGGGCTGGTGTGGATCGGACCGCCGCCCGAGGCCATCGAGGCGATGGCGTCCAAGACCCGCGCCAAGGAACTGATGGGCATCGCGCCCCTCACCGACGTCACCGAGGCCGACCTGCCGGTGCTGGTGAAGGCGGCGGCCGGCGGCGGCGGACGCGGCATGCGCGTCGTACGCCGCCTCGCCGACCTCGACGCCGAACTGACCGCCGCCCGCGCCGAGGCCGCGAGCGCCTTCGGCGACGGCGAGGTCTTCGTCGAGCCCTATGTGGTCGACGGCCGCCACGTCGAGGTGCAGATCCTCGCCGACACCCACGGCACCGTGTGGGCGCTCGGCACCCGCGACTGCTCCCTCCAGCGCCGCCACCAGAAGGTGATCGAGGAGGCCCCCGCACCCGGCCTGCCCCCCGGGCTCACCGCCGAACTCCACGACCTCGCCGTACGCGCCGCCCGTGCCGTCGACTACGTCGGCGCGGGCACCGTCGAGTTCCTCGTCGCCGACGGCAGGGCGCACTTCCTGGAGATGAACACCCGCCTCCAGGTCGAACACCCGGTCACGGAGGCGGTCTTCGGCATCGACCTCGTCGCCCTCCAACTCCGGGTCGCCGAAGGGCACGCCCTCGAAAGCGACCCCCCGCGCGCGCGGGGACACGCCGTCGAGGCCCGCCTCTACGCCGAGGACCCGGCGAACGCCTGGGCCCCGCAGACCGGCCGCCTGCACCGCCTCGCCGTCCCGGGCGGCATCCGCCTGGACACCGGCTACACCGACGGCGACGACATCGGCGTCCACTACGACCCGATGCTCGCCAAGGCGGTCGCCCACGCACCCACGCGCGCGGAGGCCGTCCGCCGGCTCGCCGGCGCCCTGGAACGGGCGGCGGTCCACGGCCCGGTCACCAACCGCGACCTCCTCGTGCGCTCCCTGCGCCACGAGGAGTTCACCTCCGGCCGCATGGACACCGGCTTCTACGACCGCCACCTCGCCGCCCTCACCGAACCGGTCCCCGACCCCCTCGCCCCGCTGGCCGCCGCCCTCGCCGACGCGAGCACCCGTGCGGGACGCTTCGGCGGCTGGCGCAACCTGCCCTCGCAACCGCAGGTCAAGCGCTACGCCGTGGCGGGCGAGGAGCACGAGGTCCGCTACGGGCACACCCGCACGGGCCTCACCGCCGAGGGCGTCCGCGTCGTCCACGCCGGCCCCGACCGGGTCGTCCTCGAAGCGGACGGCGTACAACGCCCCTTCGACATCGCCCGCTACGGCGACCACATCCACGTCAACACCACGCGCCTCACCGCCCTGCCCCGCTTCCCCGACCCCACCACCCAGCACGCCCCGGGTTCCCTCCTGGCCCCCATGCCGGGCACGGTCGTCCGCGTCGCGGAGGGCCTGACCGAGGGCACCACCGTCCAGGCGGGCCAGCCCCTCCTGTGGCTGGAGGCCATGAAGATGGAACACAGGATCACGGCCCCGGTGACGGGAAAGCTGACGGTGCTCCCGGCGGCTCCCGGACAGCAGGTTGAGGTCGGCGCCCTCTTGGCCGTAGTAGAGGGAGACGCCGAGTAG
- a CDS encoding acyl-CoA dehydrogenase family protein, with amino-acid sequence MTTLIESEEHKSLRAAVSAFARTHPHTLNPEDNKRLWQDAAKLGYIGVNLPAAYGGGGAGITELSLVLEELGAAGNPLLMMIVSPAICGTVISRFGTEEQKREWLPPLADGTRLMAFGITEPDAGSNSHRITTTARRDTATGDWILTGRKVFVSGVDIADATLIVGRTEDARTGKLKPCLFIVPRDAEGFERRPIDMELDAVERQFELTLDDVRLPADALVGDEDAGLLQLFAGLNPERVMTAAFAIGMGRHALAKAVEYARERTVWKTPIGAHQAIAHPLAQAHIDLELARLMMQKAAHLYDAGDDVGAGEAANMAKYAAGEACVKAVDQAVHTLGGNGLTREFGLARLITASRVARIAPVSREMILNYVSHQTLGLPKSY; translated from the coding sequence GTGACCACCCTCATCGAATCCGAAGAGCACAAGTCCCTCCGCGCAGCGGTATCAGCCTTCGCCCGGACCCACCCCCACACCCTCAACCCCGAAGACAACAAACGCCTCTGGCAGGACGCCGCCAAGCTCGGCTACATCGGCGTCAACCTGCCGGCGGCATACGGCGGAGGCGGCGCCGGCATCACCGAACTCTCCCTCGTCCTCGAAGAGCTGGGCGCCGCGGGCAACCCCCTCCTCATGATGATCGTCTCCCCGGCGATCTGCGGCACCGTGATCTCCCGCTTCGGCACCGAGGAGCAGAAACGCGAGTGGCTCCCGCCACTCGCCGACGGCACCCGCCTCATGGCCTTCGGCATCACCGAACCCGACGCCGGCTCCAACAGCCACCGCATCACCACCACCGCCCGCCGCGACACCGCCACCGGCGACTGGATCCTCACCGGCCGCAAGGTCTTCGTCTCCGGCGTGGACATCGCCGACGCCACCCTGATCGTCGGCCGCACCGAAGACGCCCGCACCGGCAAGCTCAAGCCCTGCCTCTTCATCGTCCCGCGCGACGCCGAAGGCTTCGAGCGCCGCCCCATCGACATGGAACTCGATGCCGTGGAGCGGCAGTTCGAGCTGACCCTCGACGACGTACGACTGCCCGCCGACGCCCTCGTCGGCGACGAGGACGCGGGGCTCCTCCAGCTCTTCGCGGGTCTCAACCCCGAGCGCGTGATGACGGCGGCCTTCGCGATCGGCATGGGCCGCCACGCTCTCGCGAAGGCCGTCGAGTACGCCCGTGAACGCACCGTCTGGAAGACCCCCATCGGCGCCCACCAGGCCATCGCCCACCCCCTCGCGCAGGCGCACATCGACCTCGAACTCGCGCGCCTGATGATGCAGAAGGCGGCCCATCTCTACGACGCGGGCGACGACGTCGGCGCGGGCGAGGCCGCCAACATGGCCAAGTACGCCGCCGGGGAGGCCTGTGTGAAGGCCGTCGACCAGGCCGTGCACACCCTCGGCGGCAACGGCCTCACCCGCGAGTTCGGGCTCGCCCGGCTGATAACGGCCTCGCGCGTGGCCCGTATCGCCCCCGTGAGCCGGGAGATGATCCTCAACTACGTCTCCCACCAGACCCTGGGCCTGCCCAAGTCGTACTAG
- a CDS encoding acyclic terpene utilization AtuA family protein, protein MSVLRVGNASGFYGDRFDAMREMLTDGPLDVLTGDYLAELTMLILGRDRLKDPAAGYARTFLRQLEECLGLAHERGVRIVANAGGLDPAGLADAVRALAERLGIPVRVAHVEGDDLTAAHPGTLAAHAYLGGFGIAACLRAGADVVVTGRVTDAALVTGPAAAHFGWGPTEYDRLAGAVVAGHLLECGAQATGGNYAFFRDGDVRRPGFPLAELHADGTSVVTKHDGTGGFVDVGTVTAQLLYETGGARYAGPDVTARLDTVRLSQDGPDRVRVEGVRGEAPPPTLKVGLNRLGGFRNEVAFVLTGLDVEAKAELVRTQLEPALGKIADVRWDLVRTDRPDAPTEETAGALLRLVVRDADQQAVGRALSGAAIELALASYPGFHVLAPPGKGAPYGVFEDVYVPHGAVDHVAVLHDGRRVTVAPPQAQDTVVLAHVPEPPLPRPLPPGPVRRAPLGLVAGARSGDKGGNANVGVWARTDDAWRWLAHELTADRFRELIPEARDLPVTRHGLPNLRALNFVVEGILGEGVAAQARFDPQAKALGEWLRARHLDIPESLL, encoded by the coding sequence GTGAGCGTGCTCCGCGTCGGCAACGCCTCCGGCTTCTACGGCGACCGCTTCGACGCCATGCGCGAGATGCTCACCGACGGCCCGCTGGACGTCCTCACCGGCGACTACCTCGCCGAGCTGACCATGCTCATCCTCGGCCGGGACCGCCTGAAGGACCCCGCCGCCGGATACGCCCGCACCTTCCTGCGGCAGTTGGAGGAGTGCCTCGGCCTCGCCCACGAGCGGGGCGTGCGGATCGTCGCCAACGCGGGCGGCCTCGACCCGGCCGGACTCGCCGACGCCGTACGGGCACTGGCCGAGCGGCTCGGCATCCCGGTGCGGGTCGCGCACGTCGAGGGCGACGACCTCACCGCCGCCCACCCGGGCACGCTGGCCGCGCACGCCTACCTCGGCGGCTTCGGCATCGCCGCGTGCCTGCGGGCGGGCGCGGACGTGGTGGTCACGGGCCGGGTCACCGACGCCGCGCTGGTCACCGGGCCCGCCGCCGCGCACTTCGGGTGGGGGCCCACGGAGTACGACCGGCTCGCCGGCGCGGTCGTCGCCGGGCACCTGCTGGAGTGCGGGGCACAGGCGACCGGCGGCAACTACGCCTTCTTCCGGGACGGCGACGTACGCCGCCCCGGCTTCCCGCTCGCCGAACTGCACGCCGACGGCACCTCGGTCGTCACCAAGCACGACGGCACCGGCGGCTTCGTCGACGTCGGCACGGTCACCGCCCAACTGCTGTACGAGACGGGCGGCGCCCGGTACGCCGGACCAGACGTCACCGCCCGGCTGGACACCGTACGGCTGAGCCAGGACGGGCCGGACCGCGTCCGCGTGGAGGGCGTGCGCGGTGAGGCTCCGCCACCCACCCTCAAGGTCGGCCTGAACCGCCTCGGCGGCTTCCGCAACGAGGTCGCCTTCGTCCTCACCGGCCTGGACGTCGAGGCCAAGGCCGAGCTGGTCCGGACCCAGCTGGAACCCGCCCTCGGCAAGATCGCCGACGTCCGGTGGGACCTGGTCCGCACCGACCGGCCCGACGCCCCCACCGAGGAGACGGCCGGCGCCCTGCTGCGGCTCGTCGTCCGGGACGCCGACCAGCAGGCCGTCGGACGGGCGCTGAGCGGCGCCGCGATCGAGCTGGCCCTCGCGAGCTACCCCGGCTTCCATGTGCTCGCGCCACCCGGAAAGGGGGCGCCCTATGGGGTCTTCGAGGATGTGTACGTCCCCCATGGGGCCGTCGACCATGTGGCCGTCCTCCATGACGGGCGGCGCGTGACCGTGGCACCACCCCAGGCCCAGGACACCGTCGTACTCGCACATGTTCCGGAGCCACCCCTGCCGCGGCCACTCCCGCCGGGGCCCGTCCGCCGCGCCCCCCTCGGCCTCGTCGCCGGTGCCCGCAGCGGCGACAAGGGCGGCAACGCCAACGTCGGCGTGTGGGCGCGGACCGACGACGCCTGGCGCTGGCTCGCCCACGAACTGACCGCCGACCGCTTCCGCGAGCTGATCCCCGAGGCCCGCGACCTGCCCGTCACCCGGCACGGGCTGCCCAACCTGCGCGCCCTCAACTTCGTCGTCGAGGGCATCCTCGGCGAGGGCGTCGCCGCGCAGGCCCGTTTCGACCCGCAGGCGAAGGCGCTCGGCGAGTGGCTGCGGGCCCGGCACCTGGACATCCCGGAGAGCCTGCTGTGA
- a CDS encoding TetR/AcrR family transcriptional regulator, producing the protein MGGVSGAVNAADRAERVPKQDRSRATRQRLLEAAVACLAARGWAGSTVSVVAEHAGVSRGAAQHHFPTREDLFTAAVEYVAEERSVALRALFPEGAAADDRRAVVAALVDLYTGPLFRAALHLWVAASNEEQLRDRVTELEARVGRETHRIAVDLLGADETRPGARETVQGLLDMARGLGLANLLTDDGARRERVVEQWARLLDAALAQ; encoded by the coding sequence ATGGGTGGTGTGAGCGGCGCCGTGAACGCGGCCGACCGCGCGGAGCGCGTCCCCAAGCAGGACCGCAGCCGGGCCACCCGGCAGCGGCTCCTCGAAGCCGCCGTGGCCTGCCTCGCCGCACGCGGCTGGGCCGGCTCCACGGTCTCCGTCGTCGCCGAACACGCCGGAGTCTCCCGGGGTGCCGCCCAGCACCACTTCCCGACCCGCGAAGACCTGTTCACCGCGGCCGTGGAGTACGTCGCCGAGGAACGCTCCGTCGCCCTGCGCGCCCTGTTCCCCGAGGGCGCCGCCGCCGACGACCGGCGCGCGGTGGTCGCCGCCCTCGTCGACCTCTACACCGGTCCGCTCTTCCGCGCCGCCCTGCACCTGTGGGTGGCCGCCTCCAACGAGGAGCAGCTGCGCGACCGGGTCACCGAACTGGAGGCCCGCGTCGGCCGCGAGACCCACCGCATCGCCGTCGACCTCCTCGGCGCCGACGAGACCCGCCCCGGCGCCCGCGAAACCGTCCAGGGCCTCCTCGACATGGCCCGCGGCCTGGGCCTCGCCAACCTCCTCACCGACGACGGGGCACGACGGGAACGGGTGGTGGAGCAGTGGGCGCGGCTGCTGGACGCGGCGCTGGCACAGTGA
- a CDS encoding carboxyl transferase domain-containing protein, with protein sequence MTVLASALDPTDPDHRAHREAMLAKLAELDAEHAKALAGGGEKYVARHRKRGKLLARERIELLLDPDTPFLELSPLAAWGSEYTVGASLVTGIGVVEGVECLITANDPTVRGGASNPWSLKKALRANDIALANRLPCISLVESGGADLPSQKEIFIPGGAIFRDLTRLSAAGIPTIAVVFGNSTAGGAYIPGMSDHTIMVKERAKVFLGGPPLVKMATGEESDDESLGGAEMHARTSGLADHFAVDEPDALRQARRVVARLNHRKAYADPPLAEPPKYDPEELLGIVPGDLRTPFDPREVIARIVDASDFDEFKPLYGTSLTTGWASLHGYPVGILANAQGVLFSEESQKAAQFIQLANQRDIPLLFLHNTTGYMVGKEYEQGGIIKHGAMMINAVSNSRVPHLSVLLGASYGAGHYGMCGRAYDPRFLFAWPSAKSAVMGPQQLAGVLSIVARQSAAAKGQPYDDEGDAALRAMVEQQIESESLPMFLSGRLYDDGVIDPRDTRTVLGLCLSAVHTAPYEGARGGFGVFRM encoded by the coding sequence GTGACCGTCCTCGCCTCCGCCCTGGACCCCACCGACCCCGACCACCGCGCGCACCGCGAGGCCATGCTCGCCAAGCTCGCCGAGCTGGACGCCGAACACGCCAAGGCCCTCGCGGGCGGCGGCGAGAAGTACGTCGCCCGGCACCGGAAGCGCGGCAAGCTGCTCGCCCGCGAGCGCATCGAGCTGCTCCTCGACCCCGACACGCCCTTCCTCGAACTGTCGCCGCTGGCCGCCTGGGGCAGCGAGTACACGGTCGGCGCCTCCCTCGTCACCGGTATCGGCGTCGTCGAGGGCGTCGAGTGCCTGATCACCGCCAACGACCCGACCGTGCGCGGCGGCGCCAGCAACCCCTGGTCGCTGAAGAAGGCCCTGCGCGCCAACGACATCGCCCTGGCCAACCGGCTGCCCTGCATCAGCCTGGTCGAGTCCGGCGGCGCCGACCTGCCCTCCCAGAAGGAGATCTTCATCCCCGGCGGCGCGATCTTCCGGGACCTCACCCGGCTGTCGGCCGCCGGCATCCCGACGATCGCCGTCGTGTTCGGCAACTCCACGGCCGGGGGCGCCTACATCCCAGGCATGTCCGACCACACCATCATGGTCAAGGAGCGCGCCAAGGTGTTCCTCGGCGGCCCGCCGCTGGTCAAGATGGCCACCGGCGAGGAGAGCGACGACGAGTCGCTGGGCGGCGCCGAGATGCACGCCCGTACCTCCGGCCTCGCCGACCACTTCGCCGTGGACGAACCCGACGCCCTGCGCCAGGCCCGCCGTGTCGTCGCCCGCCTCAACCACCGCAAGGCGTACGCCGACCCGCCCCTGGCCGAGCCGCCCAAGTACGACCCCGAGGAACTCCTCGGCATCGTCCCCGGCGACCTGCGCACCCCCTTCGACCCCCGCGAGGTGATCGCCCGGATCGTCGACGCCTCCGACTTCGACGAGTTCAAGCCCCTGTACGGGACGAGCCTCACGACCGGCTGGGCGAGCCTGCACGGCTACCCGGTGGGCATCCTCGCCAACGCCCAGGGGGTCCTGTTCAGCGAGGAGTCCCAGAAGGCGGCCCAGTTCATCCAGCTCGCCAACCAGCGCGACATCCCGCTGCTCTTCCTCCACAACACCACCGGCTACATGGTCGGCAAGGAGTACGAGCAGGGCGGCATCATCAAGCACGGCGCCATGATGATCAACGCGGTCTCCAACTCCCGCGTCCCCCACCTGTCCGTCCTCCTGGGCGCCTCCTACGGCGCCGGCCACTACGGCATGTGCGGCCGCGCCTACGACCCGCGCTTCCTCTTCGCCTGGCCCAGCGCCAAGTCCGCCGTCATGGGCCCGCAGCAGCTCGCCGGCGTCCTGTCCATCGTCGCCCGCCAGTCCGCCGCCGCGAAGGGGCAGCCGTACGACGACGAGGGCGACGCCGCGCTGCGCGCCATGGTGGAGCAGCAGATCGAGTCCGAGTCGCTGCCCATGTTCCTGTCCGGGCGGCTCTACGACGACGGCGTCATCGACCCGCGCGACACCCGCACCGTCCTCGGCCTGTGCCTGTCCGCCGTGCACACCGCCCCCTACGAGGGCGCGCGCGGCGGCTTCGGCGTCTTCCGGATGTGA
- the pdxH gene encoding pyridoxamine 5'-phosphate oxidase — MGGVTDREADSAVPAADPVPFDLASMRKQYRAEGLSETELAATPLEQFARWFKQAATDGGLFEPNAMVVSTADPEGRPSSRTVLLKHFDEQGFVFYTNYDSRKARELDANPHVSLLFPWHPMARQVVVTGVARRTGRDETAAYFRTRPHGSQLGAWASAQSTVVAGRRALDSAYAELAARYPEGEQVPVPPHWGGFRVVPAAVEFWQGRENRLHDRLRYVAEAGGGWRVERLSP, encoded by the coding sequence ATGGGCGGCGTGACCGATCGCGAAGCCGATTCCGCCGTCCCCGCCGCCGACCCAGTCCCCTTCGATCTCGCCTCGATGCGCAAGCAGTACCGGGCCGAGGGACTGTCCGAGACCGAGCTGGCGGCGACGCCCCTCGAGCAGTTCGCGCGCTGGTTCAAGCAGGCGGCGACGGACGGCGGGCTGTTCGAGCCGAACGCCATGGTCGTCTCCACGGCGGACCCGGAGGGGCGGCCCAGCTCCCGCACGGTGCTGCTGAAGCACTTCGACGAGCAGGGGTTCGTCTTCTACACCAACTACGACTCCCGCAAGGCGCGCGAGCTGGACGCGAACCCGCACGTCTCGCTGCTGTTCCCCTGGCATCCGATGGCCCGGCAGGTCGTGGTCACGGGCGTCGCCCGTCGCACCGGGCGGGACGAGACCGCCGCGTACTTCCGGACCCGGCCGCACGGCTCCCAGCTGGGCGCCTGGGCCAGCGCCCAGTCCACGGTGGTGGCCGGGCGGCGGGCCCTGGACTCGGCGTACGCCGAGCTGGCGGCGCGCTACCCGGAGGGCGAGCAGGTGCCGGTGCCGCCGCACTGGGGCGGGTTCCGGGTGGTGCCGGCGGCGGTGGAGTTCTGGCAGGGCCGGGAGAACCGGCTGCACGACCGGCTGCGGTACGTGGCGGAGGCGGGCGGGGGCTGGCGGGTGGAGCGGCTGAGTCCGTGA
- a CDS encoding enoyl-CoA hydratase family protein, with translation MTPAAHVDRTRARGVETLTLDSPHNRNALSAALVGDLATALTDAGEDPGVRAVVLTHTGNTFSAGADLRDPPHPDALVGLFRRIAELPKPVIARVAGHVRAGGLGLVAACDIAAASTESTFAFTEVRIGVAPAVISLTLLPRTDPRALARYYLTGERFDAAEAARTGLVTAAGDDVDAVLEPVLDGVRRASPQGLAETKRLLTARVLEAFDRDAADLTALSAQLFASPQAREGMTAFLERRDPEWVV, from the coding sequence GTGACCCCGGCCGCCCACGTAGACCGCACGCGCGCGCGGGGCGTCGAGACCCTCACCCTCGACTCGCCGCACAACCGCAACGCCCTGTCCGCCGCCCTCGTCGGCGACCTGGCAACCGCCCTCACCGACGCGGGTGAGGACCCCGGCGTCCGCGCCGTCGTCCTCACCCACACCGGCAACACCTTCAGCGCCGGAGCCGACCTGCGCGACCCGCCCCACCCGGACGCCCTGGTCGGCCTGTTCCGGCGGATCGCCGAGCTGCCGAAACCGGTGATCGCCCGCGTCGCCGGGCACGTCCGCGCGGGCGGCCTCGGCCTGGTCGCCGCCTGCGACATCGCGGCGGCGTCCACCGAGTCGACGTTCGCCTTCACCGAGGTCCGCATCGGCGTGGCACCGGCCGTCATCTCCCTCACTCTGCTGCCCCGCACCGACCCCCGCGCCCTCGCCCGCTACTACCTCACCGGCGAGCGCTTCGACGCCGCCGAGGCCGCCCGCACCGGCCTGGTCACCGCGGCGGGCGACGACGTGGACGCCGTACTCGAACCCGTCCTCGACGGGGTGCGCCGTGCCTCTCCGCAGGGCCTGGCCGAGACGAAACGGCTGCTCACGGCTAGGGTGCTGGAGGCCTTCGACCGGGACGCGGCCGACCTGACCGCGCTCTCGGCCCAGCTGTTCGCCTCCCCGCAGGCCCGCGAGGGGATGACGGCCTTCCTCGAACGACGGGATCCGGAATGGGTGGTGTGA